One genomic region from Ammospiza nelsoni isolate bAmmNel1 chromosome 13, bAmmNel1.pri, whole genome shotgun sequence encodes:
- the CCDC102A gene encoding coiled-coil domain-containing protein 102A: MSQSGASRLAGSPPLPGGSLLALLAPEPSPSPPSGTPSPGPPPALLEGDWEGREELRLRELEEARARAAQMEKTMRWWSDCTANWREKWSKVRAERNRAREEVRQLRHRLEALTKELASLRRDRDRERPDERPPPPRAPAPAPGQGSAGSPPADGAEGDAGPEQEPVRDVGAEVPQKAKELELMENILPSKQEESWEQRGPRASFSRQERSRLLWEDVSAAEEDATKVTALKLRLDESQKVLLKEREDKLALSKNIEKLEGELSQWKIKYEELNKNKQEVMKQLNILKEIHQDELGRISEDLEDELGARSSMDKKLAELRAEMERLQAENAAEWGRRERLETEKLNLERENKKLRAQIEDLEEVLARKRRQTASALDTDLKTIQAELFEKNKELADLKHIHTKLKKQYQEKMAELAHANRRVEQHEGEVKKLRLRVEELKKELAQAEDELDEAHNQTRKLQRSLDEQTEQSESFQVQLEHLQSRLRRQQSAPLFGKMRSARFGPDDAGDGTSDPDEDEDLQIQVP; the protein is encoded by the exons ATGAGCCAGAGCGGGGCTTCGCGCCTGGCGGGctccccgccgctgccggggggctccctgctggccctgctggcccccGAGCCCTCCCCGTCCCCCCCCAGCGGGACCCCCTCGCCCGGGCCCCCGCCGGCGCTGCTGGAAGGGGACTGGGAAGGGCGGGAGGAGCTGCGGCTGCGGGAGCTGGAGGAGGCGCGGGCGCGGGCGGCGCAGATGGAGAAGACGATGCGCTGGTGGTCGGACTGCACGGCCAACTGGCGCGAGAAGTGGAGCAAGGTGCGGGCCGAGCGCAACCGGGCCCGGGAGGAGGTGCGGCAGCTGCGGCACCGCCTGGAGGCGCTCACCAAGGAGCTGGCCAGCCTGCGCCGCGACCGCGACCGCGAGCGGCCCGACGAGCGCCCGCCGCCACCgcgggcaccggcaccggcaccgggacaGGGCAGCGCCGGCAGCCCGCCCGCCGACGGAGCAGAGGGGGACGCCGGCCCTGAGCAAGAGCCCGTGCGGGATGTGGGGGCTGAGGTGCCCCAAAAAGCCAAG gagctggagctgatggaaaacatcttgccgagcaagcaggaggagagctgggagcagcggGGCCCCCGGGCCTCCTTCAGCCGCCAGGAGCGGAGCCGCCTGCTCTGGGAGGACGTCAGCGCCGCGGAGGAGGACGCCACCAAAGTCACCGCCCTGAAGCTCAGGCTGGACGAGTCCCAAAAAGTGCTGCTCAAGGAGAGGGA GGACAAGCTGGCGCTCAGCAAGAACATTGAGAAGCTGGAGGGCGAGCTCAGCCAGTGGAAGATCAAGTATGAGGAGCTCAACAAGAACAAGCAGGAGGTGATGAAGCAG CTCAACATCCTGAAGGAGATTCACCAGGACGAGCTGGGGCGCATCTCCGAGGACCTGGAGGACGAGCTGGGGGCTCGCTCCAGCATGGACAAGAAACTGGCTGAGCTGCGTGCAGAG atggagaggctgcaggcagagaacGCGGCCGAGTGGGGCCGGCGGGAGCGGCTGGAGACCGAGAAGCTCAACCTGGAGCGGGAGAACAAGAAGCTGCGGGCACAGATCGAGGACCTGGAGGAGGTGCTGGCTCGCAAGCGGCGCCAGACAGCCAGTGCCCTGGACACTGACCTCAAAACCATCCAGGCTGAGCTCTTCGAGAAGAACAAG GAGTTGGCTGACCTGAAGCACATCCACACCAAGCTGAAGAAGCAGTACCAGGAGAAGATGGCTGAGCTGGCCCACGCCAACCGCCGCGTGGAGCAGCACGAGGGAGAGGTGAAGAAGCTGCGCCTCAGGGTGGAGGAGCTGAAGAAGGAGCTGGCCCAGGCTGAGGATGAG ctGGATGAGGCCCACAACCAGACGCGGAAGCTGCAGCGGTCGCTGGACGAGCAGACGGAGCAGAGCGAGAGCTtccaggtgcagctggagcacCTGCAGTCACg GCTGCGGCGCCAGCAGAGCGCCCCGCTGTTCGGCAAGATGCGCAGCGCCCGCTTCGGCCCCGACGACGCCGGCGACGGCACCAGCGACCCCGACGAAGATGAGGACCTGCAGATCCAGGTGCCCTAG